The window GGCAAGGCTCTCGCGGCCCTTCGGGGGATACTCGCTGCGAAAGGGTAAAGAGAGTTTCACCGGCTGAATCCCGGAGCGGCGGGGAGGTCCGGGAAAAAGGAACAAACACGTCGGGGAGGCGGCTTTGCAGACCGCAGCAATATCCCGGCGCCAGGGGGGAAAGGGATGGAAGACGATAGGTTCCAGCTTGAATTCAGGGAGGATGGAGTCTACCTTTCGGCGACCGAAGGGGCCGACTGCTCGATGCCGTCGGTGGTCGGTTTTCTTAAATCGAAGGGCGTGGAGAACTACAACGGCGACGCCGTGATGACCTTCCTGTCCCGGAAGGACGGATCCCCCGTCAAGGTGGCCGAGAGGGACCCGGAGCAGGAAAAGGAAGCCTCCTTCGAAGTGAAGATCTCTTCCGACGCCATGTCCGCCGAACTCTGGATCGAGCCTCCTTTCGCCGGCAAGCCCTGGCCCACGGTGGACCAGGTTATGGAGTTCCTTTCCGCCCAGGGGGTCGTTGAAGGAGTGGACAAGGGGCTTATTTCCGACATGCTTTCTGAAAAAAGAGGCAGATCATGGACTGTCGTCGCTTCCGGAACCCCCGCAATCGACGGTGCCGATGCGGACTTCGACTACAAGGTCCAGTTCGGGGCCGCAAAACCGAAGGAAGAGGACGAGTCCGGGAGGGTGAACCTCAAGAATCTGAATTCGGTGACCGTGGTGATGAAAAACCAGATGCTCGTCGAGAAAATTCCTGCCACGGAAGGGACCGACGGCATCACGGTGAAAGGCACCGTCCTCAAGGCAAAAAAGGGGAAGGACCGGCCGCTTCCTGCGGGAGCGGGAACATACGCCTCCGAGGACGGCCTGTACCTCTATTCCCTCATTGACGGCAATCTTGTCCTGAAGGGGGGCAAACTCCACGTGATCCCCGTCTTCCAGGTGGACGGCGACGTGGACTACAGCGTCGGGAACATTAACTTCATCGGTGCCGTCCTGGTGAACGGAGCCGTCAGGGAAGGCTTCGAGATCGTCTCCTCCGGTGACATAGAGATACGAGGCGTGGTGGAGGGAGCCCATCTCTCCAGCAAGGGGAACATCTCCGTCACCGGTGGCATCCGGGGCATGAACAAGGCGAAGATCGAGGCGGACGGCGATATCACCGTGGGCTTCATCGACCAGGCCCATGTCCGGAGCGGCCGGAGCATCACCGTGACAAATGCCGTACTGCACAGCGATCTTGCCGCCCACGGAAACATCACCGTTCTCGGCGGCCAGAAATCCCAGATCGCCGGAGGGAAAGTGCAGGCAGGCCTCGAGCTTGTCTGCCTCACCCTGGGAAGTGAAATGGGAACCAAGACTGA of the Aminivibrio sp. genome contains:
- a CDS encoding DUF342 domain-containing protein yields the protein MEDDRFQLEFREDGVYLSATEGADCSMPSVVGFLKSKGVENYNGDAVMTFLSRKDGSPVKVAERDPEQEKEASFEVKISSDAMSAELWIEPPFAGKPWPTVDQVMEFLSAQGVVEGVDKGLISDMLSEKRGRSWTVVASGTPAIDGADADFDYKVQFGAAKPKEEDESGRVNLKNLNSVTVVMKNQMLVEKIPATEGTDGITVKGTVLKAKKGKDRPLPAGAGTYASEDGLYLYSLIDGNLVLKGGKLHVIPVFQVDGDVDYSVGNINFIGAVLVNGAVREGFEIVSSGDIEIRGVVEGAHLSSKGNISVTGGIRGMNKAKIEADGDITVGFIDQAHVRSGRSITVTNAVLHSDLAAHGNITVLGGQKSQIAGGKVQAGLELVCLTLGSEMGTKTEVIVGVLSELTERKKQLLALLAETEEKGEKIEANLSFLKKLEAAGQLDENKRALMISLTKAKFQLESRLGSAKDELGNIEQQMENSKTKGCVRVKGTCYPGVSVSIRGLTYIVREKLQFCSFIYDGGEVKVKPFDY